A region from the Benincasa hispida cultivar B227 chromosome 10, ASM972705v1, whole genome shotgun sequence genome encodes:
- the LOC120088743 gene encoding transcription factor MYB10-like, which produces MVRAPVVDKDGVKRGAWSLEEDGKLRAYVEKYGPCKWREVPRLAGLMRCGKSCRLRWLNYLRPGLKRGNYTNEENDLIYKLHQKHGNRWSRIAAKLPGRTDNEVKNHWNAHLKKQVESKAESSSSKHEGKQKELRSHVYEAKTEDFTEYCSTTFGIVESSCLSQQTSSCDDNFGTELIWEVEDYNINQLQIGYYEDFWTEPCVWDHSQTNVFSEDYGIGIFSPQQYETTYDHNYCDLFG; this is translated from the exons ATGGTACGAGCTCCTGTTGTTGATAAGGATGGTGTCAAGAGAGGAGCTTGGAGTTTAGAGGAAGATGGAAAGCTCAGAGCTTACGTTGAGAAATACGGCCCTTGTAAATGGCGGGAGGTTCCCAGGCTTGCAG GGTTGATGAGATGTGGGAAGAGTTGTAGATTGAGATGGTTGAATTATCTTCGCCCGGGTCTTAAGCGAGGGAACTACACAAATGAAGAGAATGATTTAATCTACAAATTGCATCAAAAGCATGGAAATAG ATGGTCAAGGATAGCTGCAAAACTACCCGGAAGAACAGACAATGAGGTAAAGAATCACTGGAATGCTCACTTAAAGAAACAAGTGGAGTCAAAAGCAGAATCATCATCATCAAAACATGAGGGAAAACAAAAGGAATTAAGGTCCCATGTTTATGAAGCAAAAACAGAGGACTTTACGGAGTATTGTTCCACAACATTTGGGATTGTGGAGAGCTCATGTTTGTCCCAACAAACATCTTCATGTGATGACAATTTTGGGACAGAACTAATTTGGGAAGTGGAAGATTATAATATTAATCAGCTGCAGATTGGGTACTACGAAGATTTCTGGACAGAACCATGCGTTTGGGATCACAGTCAAACAAATGTATTCTCAGAAGATTACGGAATTGGAATCTTTTCTCCTCAACAATATGAGACAACCTACGACCATAATTATTGTGATTTGTTCGGCTAG